The following proteins are encoded in a genomic region of Streptomyces sp. SLBN-31:
- a CDS encoding amidohydrolase family protein, translated as MEELVIRDADVVDGSGEPSYRADVVIDGGRIVSIVKEAAAAGCQRPEAQRELDAEGLVLSPGFIDMHAHSDLALLRDPDHSAKAAQGVTLEVLGQDGLSYAPVDDRTLAEVRRTITGWNGHGDDIDFDWRSVGEYLDRLDRGIAVNAAYLIPQGTVRMLAVGWEDREATPGELDRMRQLVAEGMEQGAVGMSSGLTYTPGMYAKDAELTELCRVVASYDGYYCPHHRSYGAGALEAYAEMVDLTREAGCSLHLAHATMNFGVNKGRAPELLRLLDDALASGTDITLDTYPYTPGCTTLAAMLPSWASEGGPEAVLKRLADDDTAERIRHHMEAVGSDGCHGVPIEWDTIEISGVSDPGLAGFVGRSVRESADLRGESPWATARHLLLRDRLGSTILQHVGHEENVRTIMRHPVHTGGSDGILQGTKPHPRAYGTFPRYLGHYVRELGVLSLEECVAHLTSRPAARLRLEDRGLVREGYRADLVLFDPRTVAAGATYENPRTLPTGIPYVFVDGRFVIEDGRRTDVLAGRAVRRSPVRRNATRG; from the coding sequence ATGGAAGAGCTCGTCATCCGGGACGCGGACGTCGTGGACGGCAGCGGTGAGCCGTCGTACCGCGCCGACGTGGTGATCGACGGCGGCAGGATCGTCTCGATCGTGAAGGAGGCCGCGGCGGCCGGCTGCCAGCGGCCCGAGGCCCAACGGGAACTCGACGCCGAGGGACTCGTGCTGTCCCCCGGCTTCATCGACATGCACGCCCACAGCGACCTCGCCCTGCTGCGCGACCCCGACCACAGCGCGAAGGCCGCGCAAGGGGTCACGCTCGAAGTACTGGGCCAGGACGGGCTGTCGTACGCGCCGGTCGACGACCGCACCCTGGCCGAGGTGCGCCGCACGATCACCGGCTGGAACGGCCACGGCGACGACATCGACTTCGACTGGCGTTCGGTCGGCGAGTACCTGGACCGCCTCGACCGGGGCATCGCCGTCAACGCGGCCTATCTGATCCCTCAGGGGACCGTGCGGATGCTCGCCGTCGGCTGGGAGGACCGCGAGGCGACGCCCGGCGAGCTGGACCGGATGCGGCAGTTGGTCGCCGAGGGCATGGAGCAGGGCGCGGTCGGCATGTCCTCGGGGCTGACCTACACGCCCGGCATGTACGCCAAGGACGCCGAACTGACCGAGCTGTGCCGGGTGGTGGCGTCCTACGACGGCTACTACTGCCCCCACCACCGCTCGTACGGGGCGGGCGCCCTGGAGGCGTACGCGGAGATGGTGGACCTGACCCGGGAGGCCGGCTGCTCCCTGCATCTCGCCCACGCCACCATGAACTTCGGCGTGAACAAGGGCCGGGCGCCGGAGCTGCTGCGGCTGCTGGACGACGCGTTGGCGTCCGGCACGGACATCACGCTGGACACCTACCCTTACACCCCCGGCTGCACGACCCTGGCGGCCATGCTGCCGAGCTGGGCGAGCGAGGGCGGTCCGGAGGCGGTCCTCAAGCGCCTGGCGGACGACGACACGGCCGAGCGCATCCGGCACCACATGGAGGCCGTGGGTTCGGACGGCTGTCACGGCGTGCCCATCGAGTGGGACACGATAGAGATCTCCGGGGTGAGCGACCCCGGGCTGGCCGGCTTCGTCGGCCGCAGCGTGCGGGAGTCGGCCGACCTGCGGGGCGAGAGCCCGTGGGCGACCGCCCGGCACCTGCTGCTGCGGGACCGGCTGGGCTCGACGATCCTCCAGCACGTCGGCCACGAGGAGAACGTGCGCACGATCATGCGGCACCCGGTGCACACCGGCGGCTCGGACGGCATCCTGCAGGGCACCAAGCCCCATCCGCGCGCCTACGGCACCTTCCCCCGCTATCTCGGCCACTACGTGCGGGAGTTGGGCGTGCTGTCACTGGAGGAGTGCGTCGCCCACCTCACCTCGCGCCCGGCGGCGCGGCTGCGGCTCGAGGACCGGGGCCTGGTCCGCGAGGGGTACCGTGCCGACCTCGTCCTGTTCGACCCGCGGACGGTGGCGGCGGGGGCGACGTACGAGAATCCGCGGACGCTGCCGACGGGCATTCCGTACGTCTTCGTCGACGGCCGCTTCGTGATCGAGGACGGGCGGCGGACGGACGTGCTGGCGGGGCGGGCGGTCCGTCGCAGTCCCGTACGACGGAACGCCACCCGCGGCTGA
- a CDS encoding amino acid deaminase has protein sequence MARDTGSEALARLAEERVDHRFKGLPPDADGLTIGELAAQRRNLFTGGFTTPVLALSAEHLEHNLALMETYAARHGLAFAPHGKTSMAPRLFRQQIDRGAWGITLAVPHQVRVAREFGFKRVFLANELVDPAALRWISAELDADPGFRLVCYVDSVRGVELMDAALAGARRPLDVVVELAAGEGARTGVRTEAECAAVADAVAGTRTLRLVGVAGYEGEVPRADPKRVRAWLRRLVALAVAFDEAGRFAGLDEIVVSAGGSAWFDAVADVFAEIPALSAPVLKLLRSGAYVSHDDGHYRRLTPFNRVPEEGALEPAFRLWAQVVSRPSAEQAFVNAGKRDAAHDLDLPFAQVVRRDGAERPATGVSVTALSDQHAWLRTTDEADLEVGDWVGMGLSHPCTSFDKWQLIPLAEADGTVVDYIRTFF, from the coding sequence ATGGCCCGCGACACCGGCTCCGAAGCGCTCGCCCGCCTCGCGGAGGAACGCGTCGACCACCGCTTCAAGGGCCTCCCGCCGGACGCCGACGGCCTGACGATCGGTGAGCTCGCCGCCCAGCGCCGCAACCTGTTCACCGGCGGTTTCACCACCCCCGTGCTCGCACTGTCCGCCGAGCACCTGGAGCACAACCTGGCGCTCATGGAGACGTACGCCGCCCGGCACGGCCTGGCGTTCGCCCCGCACGGCAAGACCTCCATGGCGCCCCGGTTGTTCCGGCAGCAGATCGACCGCGGGGCGTGGGGCATCACCCTCGCCGTACCCCACCAGGTGCGCGTGGCGCGGGAGTTCGGCTTTAAGCGGGTCTTCCTCGCCAACGAGCTAGTCGACCCGGCCGCCCTGCGGTGGATCTCCGCCGAGCTGGACGCCGACCCCGGTTTCCGTCTCGTCTGCTACGTCGACTCCGTGCGCGGTGTCGAGCTGATGGACGCGGCTCTCGCCGGGGCGCGACGCCCCCTCGACGTCGTCGTCGAGCTCGCCGCCGGCGAGGGCGCCCGGACGGGCGTGCGTACGGAGGCCGAGTGCGCGGCCGTCGCGGACGCGGTCGCCGGCACCCGCACACTCCGGCTCGTCGGGGTCGCCGGGTACGAGGGCGAGGTGCCGCGGGCCGATCCGAAGCGGGTGCGCGCCTGGCTGCGGCGGCTGGTCGCGCTGGCCGTCGCCTTCGACGAGGCGGGGCGGTTCGCGGGGCTCGACGAGATCGTCGTCAGTGCGGGCGGCAGCGCCTGGTTCGACGCGGTGGCCGACGTCTTCGCGGAGATCCCCGCTCTGTCGGCGCCCGTACTGAAGTTGCTGCGCTCCGGCGCCTACGTCTCGCACGACGACGGCCACTACCGCAGGCTCACGCCGTTCAACCGGGTCCCGGAGGAGGGCGCCCTGGAGCCGGCGTTCCGCCTGTGGGCGCAGGTCGTCTCCCGCCCGTCCGCCGAGCAGGCCTTCGTCAACGCCGGTAAGCGGGACGCGGCCCACGACCTCGACCTGCCGTTCGCCCAGGTCGTACGCCGGGACGGCGCCGAGCGCCCGGCCACCGGCGTCTCGGTGACGGCCCTCTCCGACCAGCACGCGTGGCTGCGGACCACCGACGAAGCGGACCTGGAGGTCGGAGACTGGGTGGGGATGGGGCTGTCCCATCCGTGCACGTCCTTCGACAAGTGGCAGCTGATCCCACTGGCCGAGGCGGACGGCACGGTCGTCGACTACATCCGTACGTTCTTCTAG
- a CDS encoding sugar kinase, with translation MTTDGPRNAPDVVDVVALGESMVTFLPSRPGRLADVPSFERGIGGAESNVACGLAAAGHAVRWVSRVGADGFGDHLVETIGGFGVDVSSVGRDPSRPTGVYFRTAGDRSTDAHEVAYYRAGSAASAMSADTVDLAAVRAGRVLHLSGITAALSPGCLELVRALTAAAPGRPLVSFDVNHRAGLWQDADGPRVLLDLARRADIVFVGEDEAEEAWGITGGPSEIRAVLSEPGVLVVKQGAKGATVFVSAAGHGGPVAQFPAPLKGRSTDTFVPALAVDVVATTGAGDAFAAGFLSSTLRGLPLRDRLRHGHLWAAAALTVPGDLATPPARAHADHLAALDDDTWETLRLGPGWTQAGKAPEEVRTP, from the coding sequence GTGACCACCGACGGACCCCGCAACGCCCCCGACGTCGTGGACGTCGTCGCGCTCGGCGAGTCCATGGTCACCTTCCTGCCCAGCCGTCCGGGCCGCCTCGCCGACGTGCCGTCGTTCGAGCGCGGGATCGGCGGGGCGGAGTCGAACGTGGCCTGCGGACTGGCCGCCGCCGGCCACGCCGTGAGGTGGGTCAGCCGGGTCGGCGCGGACGGCTTCGGGGACCACCTCGTCGAGACGATCGGGGGGTTCGGCGTCGACGTCTCCTCGGTGGGACGGGACCCCTCGCGCCCCACGGGGGTGTACTTCCGTACGGCCGGGGACCGGTCGACGGACGCACACGAGGTCGCCTACTACCGGGCCGGGTCGGCCGCCTCGGCGATGTCCGCGGACACGGTGGACCTGGCGGCGGTACGGGCGGGACGCGTGCTGCACCTTTCGGGGATCACGGCCGCGCTGTCGCCCGGGTGCCTGGAACTGGTACGTGCGCTGACCGCTGCCGCGCCGGGCCGGCCCCTCGTCTCCTTCGACGTCAACCACCGGGCGGGGCTGTGGCAGGACGCCGACGGCCCCCGGGTGCTGCTGGACCTGGCGCGGAGAGCCGACATCGTCTTCGTCGGCGAGGACGAGGCGGAGGAGGCGTGGGGGATCACGGGCGGACCGTCGGAGATCCGGGCGGTGCTGTCAGAACCGGGAGTGCTGGTGGTGAAGCAGGGGGCGAAGGGGGCCACCGTTTTCGTGTCGGCCGCGGGCCATGGCGGGCCGGTGGCGCAGTTCCCCGCGCCCCTGAAGGGGCGCTCCACGGACACCTTCGTCCCCGCTCTCGCCGTGGACGTCGTGGCCACCACCGGTGCCGGTGACGCCTTCGCGGCCGGATTCCTCTCCTCGACACTCCGGGGCCTGCCCCTCCGTGACCGTCTGCGGCACGGTCACCTCTGGGCCGCGGCCGCCCTCACCGTCCCCGGCGACCTGGCGACACCCCCCGCCCGCGCACACGCCGACCACCTCGCCGCCCTCGACGACGACACCTGGGAGACACTTCGACTCGGCCCCGGCTGGACGCAAGCCGGCAAGGCCCCGGAGGAGGTACGCACCCCATGA
- a CDS encoding IclR family transcriptional regulator — translation MSQTVDRALSILPLLAEGPADLGQVADRLGVHKSTALRLLRTLHEHGMVYRQSDQRYRLGARLIALAQEAMENLDIREIAHPHLVRLNEQCGHTVHLAVYEEDEVLYIDKVESRYPVRMYSRIGKPVAITVAAVAKLLLADLPEAERRALADKLDYPMYTSRSTPNPTAFLRELEKVREQGWATDLGGHEESINCVAAPVRGADGRVVAAMSVSAPNVVVTADELLTLLPLVRRTADAISGEYSGRTTAKDPV, via the coding sequence ATGAGCCAGACCGTCGACCGAGCGCTCAGCATCCTGCCGCTGCTCGCCGAGGGCCCCGCCGACCTCGGGCAGGTCGCCGACCGCCTCGGCGTGCACAAGTCCACGGCCCTGCGGCTCCTGCGCACGCTCCACGAACACGGCATGGTCTACCGCCAGTCCGACCAGCGCTACCGCCTCGGCGCCCGCCTCATCGCCCTCGCCCAGGAGGCGATGGAGAACCTCGACATCCGCGAGATCGCCCACCCCCACCTCGTACGCCTCAACGAACAGTGCGGGCACACCGTCCACCTCGCCGTGTACGAGGAGGACGAGGTGCTCTACATCGACAAGGTGGAGAGCCGCTACCCGGTGCGGATGTACTCGCGGATCGGCAAGCCCGTCGCCATCACCGTCGCGGCCGTCGCCAAGCTCCTCCTCGCCGACCTCCCCGAGGCCGAGCGCCGGGCCCTGGCCGACAAGCTCGACTACCCCATGTACACGTCCCGTTCCACCCCCAACCCCACCGCCTTCCTGAGGGAGTTGGAGAAGGTGCGCGAACAGGGCTGGGCCACCGACCTCGGCGGCCACGAGGAGTCCATCAACTGCGTCGCGGCCCCCGTCCGCGGCGCCGACGGCCGGGTCGTCGCCGCGATGTCGGTGTCCGCGCCGAACGTCGTCGTCACCGCCGACGAACTCCTCACCCTGCTCCCGCTGGTGCGCCGCACGGCCGACGCGATCAGCGGCGAGTACTCGGGCAGAACCACTGCAAAGGACCCCGTATGA
- a CDS encoding RidA family protein: protein MTDKTALTPSTHTTPPAKFSHGVRKGNILQVAGQVGFLPAEEGKPPTPAGPTLREQTLQTLANVKAILQEGGASWDDVMMIRVYLTDVDHFAEMNGIYNAYFEEQGLTQPPAARTTVYVGLPAGLLIEIDALAVLG from the coding sequence ATGACGGACAAGACCGCCCTCACCCCCAGCACCCACACCACCCCGCCCGCCAAGTTCTCCCACGGCGTGCGCAAGGGCAACATCCTCCAGGTCGCGGGCCAGGTCGGCTTCCTGCCCGCCGAGGAGGGCAAGCCGCCCACGCCCGCCGGCCCCACCCTGCGCGAGCAGACCCTGCAGACCCTCGCCAACGTCAAGGCGATCCTTCAGGAGGGCGGCGCGAGCTGGGACGACGTGATGATGATCCGCGTCTACCTCACCGACGTCGACCACTTCGCCGAGATGAACGGCATCTACAACGCCTACTTCGAGGAGCAGGGCCTCACCCAGCCGCCCGCCGCGCGCACGACGGTCTACGTCGGACTGCCCGCCGGCCTCCTCATCGAGATCGACGCGCTCGCCGTCCTCGGCTGA
- a CDS encoding GntP family permease has protein sequence MPPSLAAATPATPPHTGGLLLLLDGTAGLLTVAAIGIALLLFLIIKVRLQPFVALLAVSIAVGLLAGLSVTELFGTVQRSDAVSTIESGMGGILGHVAIIIGLGTMLGAILEVSGGAEVLASRLLNLFGEQRAPLAMGLTGLIFGIPVFFDVGIFVLAPIVYAAAKRGGRSILLYCLPLLAGLSMTHAFLPPHPGPVAAAGLLHVDLGRVILMGIVCGIPAVLAAWAYSAWIGNRVFVAVPQDMVEAAAEARQAVVEEQRASGVEPTEKPVPLGTVLGIIGTPLILILAATFSSIALDPSTGRSVIEFFGHPFVALTIALLLAYYLLGIRRGWSRRSLETVSTASLKPVGNILLVVGAGGVFGAVLKASGVAQALSDTFNDVGLPVIVLSYLISVVLRVAQGSATVAIVTTAGIVAPLLAEGHHSQNFVALVIMAISAGSIFASHVNDGGFWMVAKYFGISERDTLKSWTVLESVLSVAGFAVAAAVSVFV, from the coding sequence ATGCCCCCTTCGCTCGCCGCGGCCACCCCCGCGACCCCGCCCCACACCGGCGGTCTGCTCCTCCTCCTCGACGGCACGGCCGGTCTTCTCACGGTCGCCGCCATCGGTATCGCCCTGCTCCTCTTCCTCATCATCAAGGTCAGACTTCAGCCGTTCGTGGCGCTGCTGGCCGTCTCCATAGCCGTCGGCCTGCTCGCCGGCCTGTCGGTCACCGAACTATTCGGCACGGTCCAGCGGTCGGACGCCGTGTCCACGATCGAGTCCGGCATGGGCGGCATCCTCGGGCACGTCGCGATCATCATCGGCCTCGGCACGATGCTCGGCGCGATCCTGGAGGTCAGCGGCGGAGCGGAGGTGCTCGCCTCCCGGCTGCTGAACCTGTTCGGCGAGCAGCGGGCCCCGCTCGCCATGGGCCTCACCGGCCTGATCTTCGGCATCCCCGTCTTCTTCGACGTCGGCATCTTCGTCCTCGCGCCGATCGTGTACGCGGCGGCCAAGCGCGGCGGCAGGTCGATCCTGCTCTACTGCCTGCCCCTGCTCGCCGGCCTGTCGATGACCCACGCCTTCCTGCCCCCGCACCCCGGCCCGGTGGCCGCGGCCGGCCTGCTCCACGTGGACCTCGGCCGGGTCATCCTCATGGGCATCGTCTGCGGCATCCCCGCCGTGCTCGCCGCGTGGGCGTACTCGGCGTGGATCGGCAACCGCGTCTTCGTGGCCGTACCGCAGGACATGGTGGAGGCGGCCGCCGAGGCCCGGCAGGCCGTGGTCGAGGAACAGCGCGCGTCGGGGGTCGAGCCCACGGAGAAGCCGGTGCCGCTCGGGACGGTGCTGGGCATCATCGGCACCCCGCTGATCCTCATCCTGGCCGCGACCTTCTCCTCGATCGCCCTCGACCCCTCCACGGGCCGCTCGGTCATCGAGTTCTTCGGCCACCCCTTCGTCGCCCTGACCATCGCCCTGCTCCTCGCCTACTACCTGCTCGGCATCCGCCGCGGCTGGTCCCGCAGGTCCCTCGAGACCGTCTCCACCGCCTCGCTCAAGCCGGTCGGCAACATCCTCCTGGTCGTCGGCGCGGGCGGGGTCTTCGGAGCGGTCCTCAAGGCCAGCGGGGTCGCCCAGGCCCTCTCCGACACCTTCAACGACGTCGGCCTGCCCGTGATCGTCCTGTCCTACCTGATCTCGGTGGTCCTGCGGGTGGCCCAGGGCTCGGCCACGGTCGCCATCGTCACGACGGCCGGCATCGTCGCCCCGCTCCTCGCCGAGGGCCACCACTCCCAGAACTTCGTCGCCCTGGTCATCATGGCCATCTCGGCGGGCTCCATCTTCGCCTCGCACGTCAACGACGGCGGCTTCTGGATGGTGGCGAAGTACTTCGGCATCAGCGAGCGGGACACCCTGAAGTCCTGGACGGTCCTGGAATCGGTGCTGTCGGTGGCGGGGTTCGCGGTGGCCGCTGCGGTCAGTGTCTTCGTGTGA
- a CDS encoding SigE family RNA polymerase sigma factor, with the protein MRQARADEYAEFAAARAGHLYRSACLLTAGDTHLAEDLVQETLGRLYVSWGRVSRVGNPAGYAQTVLARTFLAHQRRRSSSERATDVLPDRAHDGTGDTPLRLTLLEALSRLPAKDRAVVVLRYWEDRSIEETADAMHVSSAAVRTRCVRALGRLRGLLGEELGEYARP; encoded by the coding sequence ATGAGACAGGCACGCGCGGACGAGTACGCCGAGTTCGCGGCGGCGCGTGCCGGGCATCTCTACCGTTCCGCCTGTCTGCTCACCGCCGGTGACACGCATCTCGCCGAGGACCTGGTGCAGGAGACCCTCGGCCGGCTGTACGTCAGCTGGGGACGCGTGTCACGGGTCGGCAACCCCGCCGGGTACGCGCAGACCGTTCTCGCGCGTACGTTCCTCGCCCACCAGCGCCGGCGCAGCAGCAGCGAGCGTGCCACCGACGTGCTGCCCGACCGGGCGCACGACGGCACCGGGGACACGCCGCTGCGGCTGACCCTGCTGGAGGCGCTCTCCCGACTGCCCGCGAAGGACCGGGCGGTGGTCGTCCTGCGCTACTGGGAGGACCGCTCCATCGAGGAGACCGCCGACGCCATGCACGTCAGTTCGGCCGCCGTGCGCACCCGCTGTGTCCGTGCGCTGGGACGGCTGCGCGGGCTGCTGGGCGAGGAGCTCGGCGAGTACGCACGCCCCTGA
- a CDS encoding chitinase, with protein sequence MSPQRRSARFWSGAVTAALALTFLGTGQASAADVNNAQNAGFESGLGNWTCSASSGTTVSSPVHSGSAALKATPAAQDSAQCSQTVAVRPGSTYSLSAWVQGGYAFLGVTGTGTTDVSAWTPDSSSWKQLSTSFTTGSSTTSVTVYTHGWYGQAAYYADDVSVYGPDGGGGGSGGGPTVPAAPGGLTVSGTTSSSVSLAWNTVSGATGYNVYMDGTKVTAVTGTSATVTGLAAATSYSFQVTATNSAGESAKSGAVTGTTAGSGGGGGGGGTLPKHAVTGYWQNFNNGAKVQKISDVSSQYDIIAVAFADATTTPGAVTFNLDSAGLGGYTVDQFKADIKAKQAAGKKVIVSVGGQNGTVSVSDSTSATNFANSVYSLMQTYGFDGVDIDLENGLNATYMSQALRALSAKAGSSLVITMAPQTIDMQSTSGSYFQTALNIKDILTVVNMQYYNSGSMLGCDGKVYSQGSVDFLTALACIQLEGGLAPSQVGLGLPASTSAAGSGYVSPTVVNNALDCLAKGTNCGSFKPSKTYPDLRGAMTWSTNWDASAGGSWSGSVGAHVHALP encoded by the coding sequence ATGTCCCCACAGAGACGATCAGCACGGTTCTGGTCAGGAGCCGTCACCGCCGCCCTCGCCCTCACCTTCCTGGGCACGGGCCAGGCGTCCGCCGCGGACGTCAACAACGCCCAGAACGCCGGCTTCGAGTCGGGTCTGGGCAACTGGACCTGTTCCGCGAGCAGCGGGACGACGGTCTCCTCCCCCGTCCACAGCGGCTCGGCCGCCCTGAAGGCGACACCGGCCGCGCAGGACAGCGCCCAGTGCAGCCAGACGGTGGCCGTCCGGCCGGGCTCCACGTACAGCCTGAGCGCCTGGGTGCAGGGCGGGTACGCCTTCCTCGGCGTCACCGGCACCGGCACCACCGACGTCTCCGCCTGGACCCCGGACTCGTCCTCCTGGAAGCAGCTGTCGACGAGCTTCACCACCGGGTCCTCGACGACGTCCGTGACGGTCTACACCCACGGCTGGTACGGGCAGGCCGCCTACTACGCCGACGACGTCTCGGTCTACGGCCCCGACGGCGGCGGTGGGGGCAGCGGCGGCGGCCCGACGGTCCCGGCCGCTCCGGGCGGCCTCACGGTCTCCGGTACGACGTCCTCGTCGGTGTCGCTGGCCTGGAACACCGTGTCCGGCGCGACCGGCTACAACGTCTACATGGACGGCACCAAGGTCACGGCGGTGACGGGGACGTCGGCGACCGTGACCGGCCTCGCCGCCGCCACCTCCTACTCCTTCCAGGTCACGGCGACGAACTCGGCCGGTGAGTCGGCGAAGTCCGGGGCGGTCACCGGGACGACGGCCGGCTCCGGCGGGGGCGGCGGAGGCGGCGGCACGCTGCCCAAGCACGCGGTCACCGGCTACTGGCAGAACTTCAACAACGGGGCCAAGGTCCAGAAGATCTCCGACGTCTCCTCCCAGTACGACATCATCGCGGTGGCGTTCGCGGACGCGACGACGACACCGGGCGCGGTGACCTTCAACCTCGACTCGGCGGGGCTCGGCGGCTACACCGTCGACCAGTTCAAGGCGGACATCAAGGCCAAGCAGGCCGCCGGCAAGAAGGTCATCGTCTCGGTCGGCGGCCAGAACGGCACGGTGTCGGTGAGCGACTCGACGTCCGCGACGAACTTCGCGAACTCGGTGTACTCGCTGATGCAGACCTACGGCTTCGACGGCGTCGACATCGACCTGGAGAACGGCCTCAACGCCACCTACATGTCCCAGGCGCTGCGGGCCCTGTCGGCGAAGGCGGGCTCGTCCCTGGTCATCACCATGGCCCCGCAGACCATCGACATGCAGTCGACGTCCGGTTCCTACTTCCAGACGGCGCTGAACATCAAGGACATCCTGACGGTCGTCAACATGCAGTACTACAACAGCGGTTCGATGCTGGGCTGCGACGGCAAGGTGTACTCGCAGGGGTCGGTGGACTTCCTCACCGCCCTGGCCTGCATCCAACTGGAGGGCGGCCTCGCCCCGTCCCAGGTCGGCCTCGGCCTGCCGGCCTCCACGAGCGCGGCGGGCAGCGGCTACGTGTCGCCGACCGTGGTGAACAACGCCCTGGACTGTCTGGCCAAGGGCACCAACTGCGGTTCCTTCAAGCCGTCGAAGACGTACCCCGATCTGCGGGGGGCGATGACCTGGTCGACGAACTGGGACGCCTCGGCGGGTGGTTCGTGGTCCGGCTCGGTGGGCGCGCACGTGCACGCGCTGCCGTAG
- the cpaB gene encoding Flp pilus assembly protein CpaB, whose translation MNSRQRRGVLLLVLSIVCALGAFVGVLSVIGDVKSKVGPEVTAYQVKAKIDPYTQLSPDQFEKISMPKRWLSDNAVTHIGDIRGKIAVTTLKPGSLLQTDMIVDQPALQPGQQEVAIMIDAATGVAGKITPGSTVNVYATFAGQRQGDPAESKIIVTNAKVLDVGAIKALDPSEAGKNQPTDTVPITFALSTLDAQRITYAESFAQRVRLALVAPGGGTTVPDKDRTYELAKDK comes from the coding sequence ATGAACTCCCGTCAGCGCCGCGGCGTGCTCCTGCTGGTCCTGTCGATCGTCTGCGCCCTCGGCGCGTTCGTCGGCGTCCTGTCCGTCATCGGCGACGTGAAGTCCAAGGTCGGGCCCGAGGTCACGGCGTACCAGGTCAAGGCCAAGATAGATCCGTACACCCAGCTGAGCCCGGACCAGTTCGAGAAGATCTCGATGCCCAAGCGCTGGCTGTCGGACAACGCGGTCACCCATATCGGCGACATCCGGGGCAAGATCGCCGTCACCACGCTGAAGCCGGGCTCCCTGCTCCAGACCGACATGATCGTGGACCAGCCGGCTCTGCAGCCCGGGCAGCAGGAGGTCGCCATCATGATCGACGCGGCGACCGGGGTGGCGGGCAAGATCACGCCCGGTTCCACCGTCAACGTCTACGCCACCTTCGCGGGCCAGCGCCAGGGCGACCCCGCCGAGTCCAAGATCATCGTAACGAACGCGAAGGTGCTGGACGTCGGCGCGATCAAAGCGCTCGACCCCTCGGAGGCCGGCAAGAACCAGCCCACCGACACCGTCCCCATCACCTTCGCCCTCTCCACCCTGGACGCGCAGCGCATCACCTACGCCGAGTCGTTCGCCCAGCGGGTCCGGCTCGCGCTGGTCGCACCGGGCGGCGGCACGACGGTCCCGGACAAGGACCGCACGTACGAACTCGCGAAGGACAAGTGA